One genomic window of Evansella cellulosilytica DSM 2522 includes the following:
- a CDS encoding SulP family inorganic anion transporter produces MNFTQKLKKEWLGNVRGDVLAGIVVALALIPEAIAFSIIAGVDPMVGLYASFCIAVVIAFVGGRPGMISAATGAMALLMITLVADHGLEYLLAATILCGILQILFGVFKLATFMKFIPRSVMVGFVNALAILIFTAQLQHFVDETWVMYALVALTLAIIYILPRFTKAVPSTLVAIIVVTAIALIMNIGVRTVGDMGELTQTLPVFALPNIPLTFETLMIIFPYSLALAIVGLLESLLTASIVDDMTDTESNKNKESRGQGIANVITGCFGGMAGCAMIGQSVINVKSGGRGRLSALVAGAFLMFLIIVLGNIVVQIPMAALAGVMIMVSIGTFDWRSLTNIHKIPRTDAAVMIVTVGTVVYTHDLAQGVLAGVVLSAIFFAWKISKVKIKSVLSNDKLERTYYVEGQLFFASVTDFLDKVNYNEDIEKVIIDVSKAHLWDDSAVGAIDKIEGKFEQKSIKVEIKGLNEESSVLLKKIGGLSKASEH; encoded by the coding sequence GTGAATTTTACACAAAAACTGAAAAAAGAATGGTTAGGAAATGTTAGAGGAGATGTATTAGCGGGAATTGTTGTCGCCCTGGCGCTTATTCCTGAAGCTATTGCCTTTTCTATTATTGCAGGAGTAGATCCTATGGTAGGGTTATATGCTTCCTTCTGTATTGCGGTTGTCATCGCATTTGTTGGAGGACGCCCTGGTATGATTTCTGCTGCCACAGGTGCTATGGCATTACTCATGATCACGCTTGTTGCTGATCACGGATTAGAATACTTGCTTGCTGCAACCATTTTATGTGGTATATTGCAAATTTTATTTGGTGTGTTCAAATTAGCTACTTTTATGAAGTTTATTCCACGTTCCGTAATGGTTGGCTTTGTCAATGCATTAGCAATCTTAATTTTCACAGCTCAACTACAGCATTTTGTCGATGAAACGTGGGTGATGTATGCCCTTGTCGCCTTAACTTTAGCAATCATTTATATTTTACCTAGATTTACAAAGGCTGTTCCTTCTACTTTAGTTGCTATCATCGTCGTAACTGCGATTGCTTTAATAATGAACATTGGCGTTCGAACAGTTGGAGATATGGGTGAATTAACACAAACGTTACCTGTGTTTGCATTACCTAATATTCCATTAACCTTTGAAACATTAATGATTATTTTCCCATACTCTTTAGCTCTTGCTATTGTTGGGTTACTCGAGTCCCTATTAACAGCATCTATTGTCGATGATATGACAGATACAGAAAGTAACAAAAACAAAGAAAGCCGTGGACAAGGTATCGCCAACGTTATTACTGGTTGTTTTGGTGGGATGGCTGGTTGTGCGATGATTGGCCAATCCGTCATCAATGTAAAGTCTGGAGGTCGTGGAAGACTTTCTGCTTTAGTTGCAGGGGCATTTCTCATGTTCCTTATCATTGTATTAGGAAATATTGTTGTCCAAATTCCAATGGCGGCTCTCGCTGGTGTCATGATCATGGTGTCAATTGGAACTTTTGATTGGAGATCGTTAACGAACATTCATAAAATTCCACGTACAGATGCTGCTGTCATGATTGTGACTGTCGGAACTGTCGTTTATACGCACGATTTAGCACAAGGTGTGTTAGCTGGTGTTGTATTGAGTGCGATATTCTTTGCTTGGAAAATTTCTAAAGTAAAAATAAAAAGTGTCTTATCTAACGATAAATTAGAAAGAACGTATTATGTTGAAGGTCAATTATTCTTTGCTTCTGTTACAGACTTTTTGGACAAAGTAAATTATAATGAAGATATAGAGAAGGTAATTATAGATGTCTCAAAAGCACATCTTTGGGATGATTCCGCAGTAGGAGCCATCGATAAAATCGAAGGTAAATTTGAGCAAAAATCGATTAAGGTAGAAATTAAAGGATTAAACGAAGAAAGCTCTGTTTTATTGAAAAAAATTGGTGGTTTAAGTAAAGCATCAGAGCATTAA
- a CDS encoding universal stress protein, producing MFSHLLLAIDGSDHSRRAAEKAIELGKLTDHATIEILYVVDGSKSKSDILKYGDSEAASKNRQQMLHSFEELINDAGISTKITILHAGTPAESIIKHANEGNYDCVVLGSRGLSTVQTMIIGSVSHKVMKYAKAPVLMVK from the coding sequence ATGTTTTCTCACTTATTGCTAGCAATTGATGGGTCTGACCATTCACGAAGAGCCGCTGAAAAAGCGATCGAACTTGGAAAACTAACTGATCATGCAACGATCGAGATCCTCTATGTCGTCGATGGCTCTAAGTCAAAATCGGATATTTTAAAATATGGTGATTCAGAAGCTGCTTCAAAGAACAGACAACAAATGCTACATTCATTTGAAGAATTGATTAACGACGCTGGAATTAGTACAAAGATAACAATCCTACATGCAGGCACGCCAGCAGAATCTATTATTAAGCATGCTAACGAAGGCAACTACGATTGTGTTGTCCTTGGCAGTCGTGGGTTAAGCACTGTACAAACAATGATTATAGGCAGTGTAAGTCACAAAGTAATGAAATATGCAAAAGCTCCAGTATTAATGGTCAAATAA
- a CDS encoding MATE family efflux transporter gives MDQKQQSERLGTEPISKLLRRLSIPAMIGMFVMALYNVVDTIFISYFVGITGVAAVTIAFPLMMIMMAIAAALGVGGASVISRRLGERREEDANKVFGNILLLVIVVSIFGMIGAFTFLDQLLYLFGATDNIIGPARDYMLPIMLGTFFFSFGFTTNAIIRSEGNARFAMMMMIIPSILNILLDPIFIVVLDMGVQGAAIATVISQAFVTIYVLRYFISGKSTLTISIANMKPHFALIKEVITVGLPAFFRQVAGSVMMIAINAMLIQFGSEFHVGVFGIVQRVLMFTLMPMMGILQGMQPMIGYNYGAKNITRLQDTIWLGLKVVTVYSAIVFVVVMTIPELFMRIFTSDQEVIQSGAEGMRIMFAAAILIGAQVVSGGLYQALGKAKPALILSMARQVLFLIPLVLILPHFFGVKGVWIAFPIADILSFALSAAFLYRDRKLFFIKSKDNSDHDTLGTERVVSS, from the coding sequence ATGGATCAGAAACAACAAAGTGAAAGGTTAGGTACGGAGCCGATATCGAAGCTATTACGAAGATTATCCATTCCAGCAATGATTGGGATGTTTGTAATGGCTTTATATAACGTTGTCGACACAATATTTATATCTTATTTTGTCGGTATTACAGGAGTCGCAGCAGTAACCATTGCTTTTCCTTTAATGATGATTATGATGGCTATTGCAGCTGCGTTAGGTGTCGGTGGTGCATCAGTCATCTCTCGCCGTTTAGGGGAAAGGCGAGAAGAGGATGCAAACAAGGTGTTTGGTAATATCCTCTTATTGGTTATTGTTGTAAGTATCTTCGGAATGATAGGTGCTTTTACATTTTTAGATCAACTACTTTACCTTTTTGGGGCTACAGATAACATTATTGGTCCTGCAAGAGATTATATGCTACCGATCATGTTAGGAACATTTTTCTTTTCATTTGGTTTTACAACAAATGCAATTATTCGTTCAGAAGGGAATGCGCGCTTTGCAATGATGATGATGATCATCCCTTCTATCTTAAATATTTTACTAGACCCTATTTTTATCGTTGTTTTAGATATGGGAGTTCAAGGAGCCGCTATAGCAACAGTTATTTCACAAGCCTTTGTTACTATTTATGTACTCCGTTATTTTATTTCAGGGAAAAGTACATTAACAATTTCAATTGCCAATATGAAGCCACATTTTGCACTTATAAAAGAAGTGATTACAGTAGGTCTTCCAGCCTTTTTTAGACAAGTAGCAGGAAGTGTAATGATGATCGCTATTAATGCAATGCTTATCCAGTTTGGAAGTGAATTTCATGTAGGTGTATTTGGGATAGTGCAAAGAGTATTGATGTTTACACTAATGCCGATGATGGGTATTTTACAAGGTATGCAGCCGATGATTGGATATAATTACGGAGCAAAAAATATAACGCGACTACAAGATACGATATGGCTCGGTTTAAAAGTTGTAACAGTTTATTCTGCTATTGTATTTGTTGTTGTCATGACTATTCCTGAGCTGTTTATGCGAATTTTTACATCTGATCAAGAGGTAATTCAATCAGGAGCAGAAGGTATGCGTATTATGTTTGCAGCGGCAATATTAATTGGAGCACAAGTAGTCAGTGGTGGACTATACCAAGCTTTAGGAAAAGCGAAGCCAGCCCTAATCCTATCAATGGCACGTCAAGTATTATTCCTTATACCACTAGTACTTATTTTGCCACATTTCTTTGGAGTAAAAGGTGTCTGGATCGCTTTCCCTATCGCTGATATTTTATCATTTGCTTTATCAGCTGCTTTTCTATATCGTGATCGGAAACTATTTTTCATTAAATCCAAGGACAATAGTGATCATGATACGTTAGGAACAGAGCGGGTTGTTTCATCATAA